One genomic window of Penaeus chinensis breed Huanghai No. 1 chromosome 35, ASM1920278v2, whole genome shotgun sequence includes the following:
- the LOC125044220 gene encoding transient receptor potential channel pyrexia-like, whose protein sequence is MQESGAPGGDGDDHYKQEMLTAVQTGDEEKLRNAVKNLPQKAINHVFPHPVYSPVLHVAVQNNSLDLVNILLAAAADPNARDQRGKKFCPIHYATQNGNREILEALLKAGADPNAKEGEFGRTSLHILATRWKTNEDDYKAFLDVLLGCKRIKIDSLDSNGSSPLYMAAMKSWEYMVRQMILKGANIESSVGNKTAGDIIRKKLPGLLETIDFSVIEKPKRFYGEELYDALKDGDVDLFREILQEVDNSDEVKFKASIIEEDHGEYTLLQYACDNGMQDFVEILLKHGANPVRKDDTSKMSPILYATRNGYYKIVEMLIDSMKSLRELEKGALKQCDQRKETPLHKAVKREYPENSESVDYKKCLNLLLEKKRYLDIDAQDEFDNTPLHYAVLCDDQSFVRTLLLNGAHLGIRNKFGTLAITRIQASVLEEVLNDCIKYKNNVADRDFEIIMHYSMLAPAQASQQPETECLRFLSSSRKHRRLLLHPIIDTFLFLKWQRIRQYYFFNIFAYTAFLILLTAYILIYFGTFIDPSEATPQNKSEVANVNSSAEESSADQGMTVEKMKEALMENLVIKFLLKAVISILALYIAVREGVQFCVSWRLYVSRLENWLEISIVVLTFVLLFLPLSSGPQQSLSAWLVLFSWIEFILLLGRHPYLAVYITMFTTVTYNFLKFIIMFSFMIVAFSISFYLVFQVDENFKTYHQSLLKTIAMTTGEIEYTDLPLSTLPVSSHLLFVLFVFLIVLVLMNLLNGLAVSDIQQIQQEAEIVSYSSRVELISYIESVFLASPFQRIFPGPITCCENGGDDCFLGTCLESSNPATKLLNWMGRRTLMFQSCLRERRITVYPNRGMDRWHVCDCHSFHLKEAQIEAAKDVVLEKEHSVSDHRLSSLEYRLDEVMAAISSLADKVNKHVLCPSPSSQ, encoded by the exons ATGCAGGAGAGCGGCGCTCCGGGGGGCGATGGCGACGACCATTATAAACAGGAGATGCTCACCGCCGTACAAACAG GTGACGAGGAGAAGCTTCGCAACGCTGTCAAGAACCTTCCTCAGAAAGCGATAAACCACGTGTTCCCTCACCCTGTGTATTCTCCTGTGCTTCACGTAGCTGTGCAAAATAACTCCCTGGACTTGGTTAACATTCTCCTCGCTGCAGCTGCTGATCCCAATGCTAGG GACCAGCGGGGTAAGAAGTTTTGTCCTATCCACTACGCGACGCAGAATGGCAACAGAGAGATTCTCGAAGCCCTGCTGAAGGCCGGCGCGGATCCTAACGCCAAGGAAGGAGAGTTTGGGCGAACCTCTCTCCACATCCTGGCCACACGATGGAAGACCAACGAAGATGATTACAAAGCCTTCTTGGACGTTCTCTTGGGTTGCAAAAGGATAAAGATTGACAGTCTGGACAGCAACGGGTCCTCGCCGTTATACATGGCAGCCATGAAGTCCTGGGAATATATGGTGCGCCAGATGATTCTGAAGGGAGCCAACATCGAGAGCTCCGTTGGTAACAAGACAGCTGGCGACATTATTCGCAAAAAGCTGCCTGGGCTCCTGGAAACTATTGATTTCTCCGTGATTGAAAAGCCCAAACGATTCTATGGAGAAGAACTCTATGATGCTCTCAAAGATGGCGATGTTGACTTGTTCAGGGAAATTCTTCAGGAAGTGGACAATTCCGATGAAGTAAAGTTTAAAGCGTCCATTATCGAGGAGGACCACGGGGAATACACACTCCTACAATATGCCTGCGATAACGGCATGCAGGATTTTGTTGAGATCCTCCTGAAACACGGGGCTAATCCTGTGCGAAAGGATGACACCAGCAAGATGTCACCTATCTTGTATGCTACGAGAAATGGTTACTACAAAATTGTCGAAATGCTGATCGATTCCATGAAGTCCCTGAGGGAACTGGAAAAAGGGGCACTGAAGCAATGTGACCAAAGGAAGGAAACGCCCCTCCACAAGGCGGTGAAGCGCGAGTATCCCGAGAACAGTGAAAGCGTCGATTACAAGAAGTGCCTGAACTTGCTCTTGGAGAAGAAGCGTTACCTTGACATTGATGCCCAGGACGAGTTTGATAACACACCCCTCCATTACGCTGTTCTCTGTGATGACCAAAGCTTTGTACGCACACTGCTTCTGAATGGGGCTCATCTGGGTATTAGGAACAAATTCGGAACCCTTGCTATCACTCGCATCCAGGCGTCAGTCCTCGAGGAAGTACTCAATGACTGCATCAAATATAAGAACAATGTTGCTGATCGAGACTTTGAAATCATTATGCATTATAGCATGCTAGCCCCTGCACAGGCCTCGCAGCAACCAGAGACTGAATGCCTGAGGTTCCTTAGCAGCTCGCGCAAGCATCGTCGTCTTCTTTTGCATCCTATAATAGACACTTTCCTCTTCCTGAAATGGCAGAGGATTAGGCAGTATTACTTCTTTAATATATTCGCTTATACGGCCTTCCTTATTCTTCTCActgcatatatactgatatattttgGAACATTTATAGATCCTTCTGAAGCCACTCCCCAGAATAAATCGGAGGTTGCAAATGTGAATAGTTCAGCGGAGGAGTCCAGTGCAGACCAGGGAATGACtgtggagaaaatgaaggaagcgCTGATGGAGAACTTGGTCATTAAATTCCTCCTTAAAGCAGTAATTTCAATCCTCGCGCTCTATATCGCTGTGCGAGAAGGAGTACAGTTCTGTGTGTCTTGGAGACTCTATGTGTCCCGTTTGGAAAACTGGCTTGAAATTTCCATTGTGGTGCTGACATTcgtgctcctcttcctccccctgagCTCAGGGCCGCAGCAGAGTCTCTCGGCGTGGCTGGTTCTCTTCTCGTGGATCGAGTTCATCTTGCTGCTTGGCCGTCACCCCTACCTGGCTGTGTACATCACCATGTTCACTACCGTCACCTATAACTTCCTCAAGTTCATCATCATGTTTTCTTTCATGATTGTCGCATTCAGCATTAGTTTTTACCTTGTGTTCCAAGTTGACGAAAACTTTAAGACGTATCACCAGTCACTCCTGAAGACTATAGCCATGACTACAGGTGAGATTGAATATACagaccttcccctctccaccctgccTGTTTCATCCCATTTGctgtttgtattgtttgttttccTCATTGTTTTGGTACTGATGAATCTCCTCAATGGTCTGGCTGTCAGCGATATCCAGCAGATTCAGCAGGAAGCGGAGATCGTCAGTTACAGCAGTCGCGTTGAACTCATCTCGTACATTGAGTCCGTATTCCTGGCAAGCCCATTTCAAAGGATTTTTCCGGGGCCCATCACATGCTGTGAAAACGGCGGAGACGACTGCTTCCTTGGGACGTGTCTGGAATCCTCCAATCCAGCTACAAAGCTTCTGAACTGGATGGGGCGAAGGACGCTTATGTTTCAGTCCTGTCTCCGGGAGCGCCGCATAACTGTCTATCCGAATCGAGGGATGGACCGCTGGCATGTCTGCGACTGCCATTCGTTCCATCTAAAGGAAGCTCAGATCGAAGCTGCAAAGGACGTAGTTCTCGAGAAGGAACATTCGGTTTCAGATCACCGCTTGTCTAGTCTGGAATACCGCCTTGATGAGGTTATGGCCGCCATTTCGTCCTTGGCAGATAAGGTTAACAAACATGTACTGTGCCCTTCCCCGTCCTCCCAGTGA